The following coding sequences lie in one Pseudorasbora parva isolate DD20220531a chromosome 18, ASM2467924v1, whole genome shotgun sequence genomic window:
- the LOC137046922 gene encoding uncharacterized protein isoform X1, with product MSSTVARPEEMESSDEEFVDAFEYLPEESNPSSSASDPAENSSQDSPTVSETASDTAAVAALASPGCCPGDEAESRNEETQEKTTKWRKVRKVVKRSFQTVSNRVCALVKRESAAATDPLETEATRDDAQPSPSASVCFITLEEYIEMKGSSMKEKDARIIMRRLFETLKTSWDLGVYPPIYVHEITIDPNTLQINIIDPNTRAPRQPLKNMTEFQQALLEAWFNRWEKLKYAESYFNVMYALVDNIKRPFWKRRVSFECSFLLWRLAIQRRSELETTLQDVLNDPWFSR from the exons ATGTCGTCTACAGTAGCGAGACCTGAGGAGATGGAGAGCAGCGACGAAGAGTTCGTGGATGCGTTTGAGTATTTACCTGAGGAGAGCAATCCCAGCTCCAGCGCATCAGATCCGGCGGAAAACAGCTCGCAGGACAGCCCAACAG TTTCAGAAACAGCCAGTGACACAGCAGCAGTAGCAGCACTGGCCAGTCCTGGCTGCTGTCCTGGAGATGAGGCTGAGAGCAGAAATGAGGAAACACAAG AAAAAACCACTAAATGGAGGAAAGTGAGGAAGGTGGTGAAACGAAGCTTCCAAACCGTCTCTAACAGAGTGTGTGCTCTTGTGAAGCGTGAGTCTGCAGCAGCCACGGATCCACTCGAGACCGAGGCGACGCGTGATGATGCTCAGCCATCGCCGAGCGCTTCTGTGTGCTTTATCACCTTGGAAGaatatattgaaatgaaaggCTCTTCAATGAAGGAAAAAGATGCGAGAATCATCATGAGGCGACTCTTTGAGACTCTCAAAACCTCCTGGGATCTTGGGGTTTACCCGCCAATCTATGTGCATGAAATAACCATCGACCCCAACACACTCCAGATCAATATAATTGACCCTAATACTCGGGCACCAAGGCAGCCATTGAAGAATATGACAGAATTTCAGCAAGCTTTACTCGAAGCCTGGTTTAATCGGTGGGAAAAATTAAAGTACGCAGAATCATATTTCAACGTGATGTACGCGCTGGTCGACAACATCAAGCGCCCGTTTTGGAAAAGGCGCGTGTCCTTTG AATGCTCCTTTCTTCTCTGGCGACTGGCAATACAGCGAAGGTCTGAACTGGAGACAACCTTGCAGGACGTTTTAAATGATCCCTGGTTCAGCCGATGA
- the LOC137046922 gene encoding uncharacterized protein isoform X2, translated as MSSTVARPEEMESSDEEFVDAFEYLPEESNPSSSASDPAENSSQDSPTEKTTKWRKVRKVVKRSFQTVSNRVCALVKRESAAATDPLETEATRDDAQPSPSASVCFITLEEYIEMKGSSMKEKDARIIMRRLFETLKTSWDLGVYPPIYVHEITIDPNTLQINIIDPNTRAPRQPLKNMTEFQQALLEAWFNRWEKLKYAESYFNVMYALVDNIKRPFWKRRVSFECSFLLWRLAIQRRSELETTLQDVLNDPWFSR; from the exons ATGTCGTCTACAGTAGCGAGACCTGAGGAGATGGAGAGCAGCGACGAAGAGTTCGTGGATGCGTTTGAGTATTTACCTGAGGAGAGCAATCCCAGCTCCAGCGCATCAGATCCGGCGGAAAACAGCTCGCAGGACAGCCCAACAG AAAAAACCACTAAATGGAGGAAAGTGAGGAAGGTGGTGAAACGAAGCTTCCAAACCGTCTCTAACAGAGTGTGTGCTCTTGTGAAGCGTGAGTCTGCAGCAGCCACGGATCCACTCGAGACCGAGGCGACGCGTGATGATGCTCAGCCATCGCCGAGCGCTTCTGTGTGCTTTATCACCTTGGAAGaatatattgaaatgaaaggCTCTTCAATGAAGGAAAAAGATGCGAGAATCATCATGAGGCGACTCTTTGAGACTCTCAAAACCTCCTGGGATCTTGGGGTTTACCCGCCAATCTATGTGCATGAAATAACCATCGACCCCAACACACTCCAGATCAATATAATTGACCCTAATACTCGGGCACCAAGGCAGCCATTGAAGAATATGACAGAATTTCAGCAAGCTTTACTCGAAGCCTGGTTTAATCGGTGGGAAAAATTAAAGTACGCAGAATCATATTTCAACGTGATGTACGCGCTGGTCGACAACATCAAGCGCCCGTTTTGGAAAAGGCGCGTGTCCTTTG AATGCTCCTTTCTTCTCTGGCGACTGGCAATACAGCGAAGGTCTGAACTGGAGACAACCTTGCAGGACGTTTTAAATGATCCCTGGTTCAGCCGATGA
- the LOC137046058 gene encoding zona pellucida sperm-binding protein 3-like, producing MGPKSDPASRSPALSPPGLRNTLQVSSQFQSPLGSSSRGLAQEPFGLQEKQLLQGPVKPLDWKYPVVPEVQSELAVNFQLRQPVTPSSVAVQCGENRVLVEVQQDLFSNGHLIQPTGLSLGGCPVVGQDSQSKVLIFEYELQDCNSVQMMNEDELVYTFSLTYTPEALAGTPITRVEGAVVGVQCRYQRLQNVSSDALRPTWVPYASTEVGEEALVFSLKLMMDDWSSQRPSSLYFLGGIINIEASVKQYNHVPLRVFVDSCVATQGPDVNSLPRYSFIENHGCFVDAKATASSSRFMPRSQVDKVQIQLEAFVFQESSSPSIYITCVVKATIASAPSDAQHKSCSFANGWFAADGNDQVCGCCDSTCGPDGGIAASPYGGVQWEGKATLGPVVVQGQKKVPQ from the exons ATGGGGCCAAAATCAGATCCAGCTTCCAGAAGTCCTGCCCTTTCTCCTCCAGGGCTCCGGAACACTTTGCAAGTGTCTTCTCAGTTTCAGAGTCCTTTGGGTTCTTCCTCCAGAGGCCTTGCACAGGAGCCTTTTGGCCTTCAGGAGAAGCAGCTGTTGCAGGGTCCAGTGAAGCCTTTGGATTGGAAGTATCCCGTTGTTCCCGAGGTGCAGAGCGAGTTGGCGGTGAACTTCCAGTTGAGGCAACCCGTGACTCCCAGCAGCGTAGCGGTTCAATGCGGAGAGAACCGGGTTCTTGTAGAGGTCCAGCAGGACTTGTTTAGCAATGGTCATTTGATCCAGCCAACTGGCCTGTCTTTAGGCGGCTGTCCTGTTGTTGGTCAGGACTCTCAGTCTAAGGTGCTCATCTTTGAGTATGAGTTACAGGACTGCAACAGCGTGCAGATG ATGAATGAGGATGAGCTTGTCTACACCTTCTCTCTTACCTACACCCCTGAGGCTCTTGCAGGTACTCCGATTACCCGGGTCGAGGGTGCAGTTGTTGGTGTTCAATGCCGCTATCAAAG GCTTCAGAATGTAAGCAGTGATGCCTTGAGGCCAACATGGGTCCCTTATGCCTCAACGGAGGTTGGTGAAGAAGCCTTGGTGTTCTCCCTGAAGCTTATGATGG ATGATTGGTCCAGTCAGAGACCTTCATCCCTCTATTTCCTGGGTGGCATTATTAACATTGAGGCATCTGTGAAGCAGTACAATCATGTGCCTCtgcgtgtgtttgtggacaGCTGTGTGGCCACTCAAGGGCCTGATGTGAACTCCCTTCCGAGATATTCCTTCATTGAGAATCATGG GTGCTTTGTGGATGCCAAGGCTACAGCTTCCAGCTCCCGCTTCATGCCTCGGTCCCAGGTTGACAAGGTCCAGATCCAGCTGGAGGCGTTCGTGTTCCAGGAGAGCTCCAGTCCTTCT ATCTACATAACATGTGTTGTGAAGGCAACTATTGCTTCTGCACCCAGTGACGCTCAGCACAAATCCTGTTCATTCGCCAATGG GTGGTTTGCTGCTGATGGAAATGACCAAGTTTGTGGTTGCTGTGACTCAACATGTGGTCCTGATGGTGGAATTGCTGCTTCTCCCTATGGAG GTGTTCAGTGGGAAGGCAAGGCTACACTTGGTCCTGTGGTGGTTCAAGGGCAAAAGAAAGTTCCTCAATAA